In Xenorhabdus nematophila ATCC 19061, one DNA window encodes the following:
- the pgaA gene encoding poly-beta-1,6 N-acetyl-D-glucosamine export porin PgaA: MSYLYFRSIGYHRYRYKLLTLFISLSCLITPEVAKADYDALIKQARNGDTTPMLEYLRQGEKRRHLSSSQIADWLQVASWAGHDDEVISLWQRHRTMAIPARGITAVARAYRNKRQWSQAIQLWRAALAFEKQNSDIKAGLIMTLADAKQDNEARHLAKNLLKSQPNAANYRLMAYVDQAAGRMWDAMQILSTAYERFPHNPEITQDYLFSLKNNRVSDPAWQMGQQYATQSTDKQRLTKEQLRRLETDAAAELVRLSIIPNRSEKERFDIADKALVRYENMLSQWRLLPDAQQDYQRGRIDRLGALLARHQMQDVINEYHALQAEGVNIPEYAQKWVASAYLNLRQPNKARDILRVLNYPDGHNSPPGKTHLPSITPEDDSVLFYADVESEHLNEARQLAANIKQRNAYKVNVFGSPLRVPNDGWLQGQQFLAESAQLREDLPDAERRFTHLARTAPGNQKLRLDLAAVWLDRGWPRRAESELKQIEGLDHRNLSLEIQQGYTALALQEWHQMDLLADDVITRAPENRLAERFNRQRNVHHMSELRIKVNQGIDSDSPDSGKQSSDIDAVLYSPPINDNWRVFVGGTYNRGQFPEGKGINRDLRSGVEWRSRDLWLEGEVSARHYRHGSKVGLRIAGWHDFNDQWRLGGSAERLARNTPLRALSNNIHADGGQIYTRWRYSERSQWTARFAPSFFSDGNHRFEYGIDGLQRLYTAPYFKLEATLEMRTSHSSHQQNTPYFNPKSDFTLLPVLEADHIMYRHYQTVWSQQFVAGAGQYWQQGYGNGLITRVGYGQRIKWNDVIDAGVRLTLDKRPYDGKRESNLQAAFDLIYRF, from the coding sequence GTGTCATACCTTTATTTCAGGTCGATAGGCTACCATAGATATCGGTATAAACTATTAACGTTATTTATATCACTAAGTTGTTTAATAACACCGGAAGTCGCAAAAGCTGATTACGATGCCTTAATTAAGCAAGCCAGAAATGGGGATACTACCCCCATGCTTGAATATCTTCGTCAGGGAGAAAAACGGCGTCATCTTTCTTCCTCACAAATTGCTGATTGGTTGCAAGTGGCAAGCTGGGCCGGGCATGATGATGAAGTCATTTCCCTTTGGCAGCGTCATCGGACAATGGCTATCCCTGCCAGAGGGATCACCGCAGTTGCACGGGCTTATCGCAATAAGCGCCAATGGTCACAAGCTATTCAACTATGGCGGGCAGCCCTGGCTTTTGAAAAACAAAACAGCGACATAAAAGCGGGCCTTATCATGACACTGGCTGATGCCAAACAAGATAACGAAGCCCGGCATCTGGCAAAAAATTTACTGAAAAGTCAACCTAATGCTGCCAATTACCGCTTGATGGCCTATGTTGATCAAGCCGCCGGACGCATGTGGGATGCCATGCAAATACTTTCTACTGCCTATGAACGGTTTCCCCACAATCCAGAAATCACCCAAGACTATCTGTTTAGCCTGAAAAATAACCGGGTCAGTGATCCCGCATGGCAGATGGGGCAACAATACGCCACGCAATCCACTGACAAGCAACGGCTGACAAAAGAACAATTACGCAGGTTAGAGACCGATGCGGCTGCTGAATTGGTTCGCTTATCAATCATCCCCAATCGCAGTGAAAAAGAGCGCTTTGATATCGCAGACAAGGCGCTTGTACGCTATGAAAATATGCTCAGCCAATGGAGACTTTTACCTGATGCCCAGCAAGATTACCAGCGAGGACGCATAGATCGCCTCGGTGCTCTGCTTGCCCGCCATCAAATGCAGGATGTCATCAATGAATATCACGCTTTGCAAGCAGAAGGCGTAAATATACCGGAATATGCACAAAAATGGGTGGCTTCCGCCTATCTGAATTTGCGTCAGCCCAACAAGGCAAGAGATATTTTACGTGTTTTGAATTACCCTGATGGGCATAACTCCCCGCCCGGGAAAACACATTTACCCTCTATTACGCCGGAAGATGACAGTGTCCTTTTCTATGCTGATGTGGAAAGTGAACATCTGAATGAAGCCCGACAGCTTGCAGCCAATATCAAGCAACGAAATGCTTATAAGGTCAATGTCTTTGGCTCTCCCCTGCGCGTCCCCAATGATGGCTGGCTACAGGGACAGCAATTTTTAGCTGAATCCGCACAATTACGTGAAGATCTTCCTGATGCAGAAAGACGCTTTACTCACTTAGCCCGTACCGCCCCCGGCAACCAGAAATTACGCCTTGATCTGGCCGCAGTTTGGTTAGATCGCGGCTGGCCACGGCGGGCAGAAAGTGAACTGAAACAAATTGAAGGGCTTGACCATCGTAATCTGTCACTGGAAATCCAACAGGGTTATACCGCCCTGGCGCTGCAAGAATGGCATCAAATGGATTTACTGGCTGATGATGTCATAACCCGGGCACCAGAAAATAGGCTTGCTGAGCGCTTTAACCGCCAACGCAATGTGCATCATATGTCAGAACTGCGTATTAAGGTTAATCAAGGTATTGATTCTGATAGTCCTGACAGCGGTAAGCAGAGTTCAGATATTGATGCGGTTCTTTATAGCCCGCCTATCAACGATAATTGGCGCGTCTTTGTCGGTGGGACTTATAACCGAGGCCAATTCCCAGAAGGCAAAGGAATAAATCGTGATTTACGCAGTGGTGTAGAATGGCGTTCACGGGATCTGTGGTTAGAGGGTGAAGTTTCTGCCCGTCACTATCGTCATGGCAGTAAGGTCGGACTGCGTATTGCCGGATGGCATGATTTCAATGACCAATGGCGCTTGGGCGGATCAGCAGAGCGACTCGCCCGTAACACCCCACTGCGTGCATTGAGTAACAATATTCATGCCGATGGCGGTCAAATCTACACTCGCTGGAGATACAGTGAACGCAGTCAGTGGACTGCGCGGTTTGCCCCTTCATTCTTTTCAGATGGCAACCATCGGTTTGAGTATGGCATTGACGGTCTGCAACGGCTGTATACCGCACCTTACTTTAAGCTTGAAGCAACGCTGGAAATGAGGACTTCTCACAGCAGCCATCAACAAAATACACCTTATTTCAACCCCAAAAGCGATTTTACGCTTCTGCCTGTGCTGGAAGCCGACCATATCATGTATCGGCATTATCAAACTGTCTGGAGTCAACAATTCGTGGCAGGCGCTGGGCAATACTGGCAGCAGGGTTATGGCAACGGTTTGATCACTCGGGTGGGATACGGCCAGCGCATTAAGTGGAATGATGTCATTGACGCGGGAGTGAGGCTCACTCTGGATAAACGCCCTTATGACGGTAAACGAGAAAGTAATCTGCAAGCTGCTTTTGATTTAATCTATCGGTTCTAA
- the menC gene encoding o-succinylbenzoate synthase, translating to MRKATLYQFSLPMEAGVILRYQRLKNRDGLLVHLQEDGRDGWGEISPLPEFSQETFEQAKTATVEWLQQWCLNKNGLNIQPEESELPSVAFGLSCALAELQGELPEEVSYHKAPLCTGDPDDVILRLGNRVGQKIAKVKVGLYEAVRDGMVVNVMLEAVPDLRLRLDANRSWTRIKADGFAKYVNPDYRQRIAFLEEPCKTREESLAFARETGISIAWDESVREADFTVEAQEGVSAIIIKPMLVGSIARCRQLITEAHQSGLEAVISSSIETSFGLTQLARLAHWLTPDSLPGLDTLDLIQSQLIRCWPDSHIPCTALDQLLTVWSHECQ from the coding sequence ATGCGAAAAGCGACCTTATATCAATTCAGCCTGCCAATGGAAGCCGGCGTTATCCTTCGTTATCAACGCCTGAAAAACCGTGATGGTTTGTTGGTTCATCTGCAAGAAGATGGCCGGGATGGTTGGGGGGAAATTTCCCCTTTGCCGGAATTTAGTCAGGAAACATTTGAACAAGCGAAAACAGCCACTGTCGAATGGTTGCAACAATGGTGCCTGAACAAAAATGGGCTGAATATTCAACCAGAAGAGAGTGAATTGCCTTCTGTGGCTTTTGGTCTCAGTTGTGCATTGGCTGAATTACAGGGAGAGCTGCCTGAAGAAGTCAGCTATCATAAGGCACCGCTGTGTACGGGTGATCCGGATGATGTGATCTTGCGTTTGGGAAATAGGGTCGGTCAGAAAATCGCAAAAGTTAAAGTAGGGTTATATGAAGCCGTGCGGGACGGGATGGTGGTGAATGTGATGCTGGAGGCGGTTCCCGATCTCCGGCTAAGATTAGATGCTAACCGTAGTTGGACACGCATAAAAGCGGATGGTTTTGCTAAATATGTCAATCCAGATTATCGGCAGAGAATCGCTTTTCTCGAAGAGCCTTGTAAAACCCGTGAAGAATCGTTGGCATTTGCCCGTGAAACCGGTATCTCAATTGCATGGGATGAAAGTGTACGTGAAGCTGATTTCACTGTAGAAGCACAAGAAGGGGTTTCTGCCATTATTATTAAGCCAATGCTGGTGGGCAGTATTGCCCGCTGCCGTCAATTGATCACAGAGGCGCATCAGTCAGGGCTGGAGGCTGTCATCAGCTCTAGCATTGAAACCAGCTTTGGCTTGACACAATTGGCGCGCCTTGCTCATTGGCTGACCCCGGACTCTCTCCCTGGTTTGGATACACTGGATCTTATCCAGTCCCAACTTATTCGTTGCTGGCCAGACAGTCATATTCCGTGTACTGCGTTGGATCAATTGTTGACGGTATGGAGCCATGAATGCCAGTAA
- a CDS encoding IS256 family transposase, with amino-acid sequence MDEKKLQILATELAKDLKTPEDLSQLSRFLKKLTVETALKAELAAHLGHEKHQPKSGSNTRNGYSPKTLLTEDGDLALQIPRDRESTFEPQIVRKNQTRITGMDSQILALYARGMTTRDIAGTFKELYDADVSPSLIAKVTDAVKAEVIEWQSRPLDSLYPIVYLDCLMVKVRQDNQIINKSVFIALGINTEGHKELLGLWLAENEGAKFWLSVLTELYNRGLKDIFIACVDGLKGFPEAINTVYPQTRVQLCIVHMIRNNLRYVSWKDAKAVVKDLKQIYQAPTEEVAQQALKAFAEQWDERYPQIGRSWRENWGNLSTFFAYPAEIRKVIYTTNAIESLNSVIRHAIKKRKIFPSDDSTKKVIWLAIQAASKKWTMPIQDWRLAMSRFMIEFGDRLNGHI; translated from the coding sequence ATGGACGAGAAAAAGTTACAAATTCTGGCTACTGAGCTGGCTAAAGATCTCAAAACGCCGGAAGATCTGAGCCAGCTCTCCCGCTTCCTCAAAAAACTGACCGTTGAAACCGCCCTTAAGGCTGAACTGGCTGCCCATCTAGGTCATGAAAAACACCAACCGAAATCAGGCTCCAATACCCGCAATGGCTACTCACCGAAGACTTTGCTGACCGAAGACGGCGACTTAGCGCTGCAAATTCCCCGTGATCGTGAAAGCACGTTTGAACCCCAAATTGTCAGGAAAAATCAAACGCGGATTACGGGCATGGACAGTCAGATACTGGCCCTGTACGCCAGAGGAATGACCACGCGTGATATCGCCGGTACTTTCAAAGAATTGTATGATGCGGATGTCTCGCCGTCACTGATTGCGAAAGTGACCGATGCCGTGAAAGCCGAAGTGATTGAGTGGCAGAGCCGCCCACTGGACAGTTTGTATCCGATTGTTTATCTGGACTGTCTGATGGTCAAGGTCCGTCAGGATAACCAAATTATCAATAAATCGGTCTTTATCGCACTGGGGATTAATACCGAAGGGCATAAGGAACTGCTGGGGTTGTGGCTCGCTGAAAACGAAGGGGCTAAATTCTGGCTCAGTGTGCTGACGGAACTCTATAACAGGGGACTCAAAGACATTTTTATTGCCTGTGTTGACGGGCTAAAAGGGTTTCCCGAGGCAATTAATACCGTTTATCCGCAAACGCGAGTTCAACTGTGCATTGTTCACATGATACGCAATAATCTGCGCTATGTGTCCTGGAAAGACGCAAAAGCGGTAGTCAAAGATTTGAAACAGATTTATCAGGCCCCGACAGAAGAAGTCGCCCAGCAGGCGTTGAAGGCTTTTGCTGAACAGTGGGATGAACGTTATCCCCAAATCGGCCGCAGCTGGCGAGAAAACTGGGGTAATCTGTCCACGTTCTTTGCGTATCCAGCTGAAATCAGGAAAGTGATCTACACCACGAATGCGATTGAATCGCTAAATAGCGTTATCCGGCATGCCATCAAGAAACGCAAAATATTTCCGTCGGATGACTCGACAAAAAAAGTTATCTGGCTGGCGATTCAGGCAGCCTCTAAAAAGTGGACGATGCCGATCCAAGATTGGCGTCTTGCAATGAGTCGATTTATGATTGAATTCGGTGACCGTTTAAACGGTCACATTTAA
- a CDS encoding CopM family metallochaperone, producing the protein MKKILALAAVLVATISFGASANQANSHISHASSGTTTAMQNELNDSMAKMHENMAKSMSIEDADAAFAEGMIAHHLGAIDMAKIELKYGKNPEMRELAQAIINAQGPEIEQMQKWLEKNKDKK; encoded by the coding sequence ATGAAAAAAATACTTGCCTTAGCCGCCGTCTTAGTAGCCACCATTTCTTTTGGCGCTTCAGCTAATCAAGCAAACTCTCACATAAGCCACGCCTCTTCAGGAACAACCACTGCTATGCAAAATGAATTAAATGATTCAATGGCAAAAATGCATGAAAATATGGCCAAGAGTATGAGTATTGAAGATGCAGATGCGGCCTTTGCTGAAGGCATGATTGCTCACCATTTAGGGGCTATCGATATGGCTAAAATTGAACTCAAGTACGGCAAAAATCCCGAAATGAGAGAACTGGCACAAGCCATTATCAATGCTCAAGGCCCAGAAATTGAACAAATGCAAAAATGGCTTGAGAAAAATAAAGATAAAAAATAA
- the menH gene encoding 2-succinyl-6-hydroxy-2,4-cyclohexadiene-1-carboxylate synthase — translation MPARVTETGSYAVILNCQTLHSHHRGTWLVWLHGFLGKGDDWLPVINACNQYASLIIDLPGHGHSADIAVKGGFAEMSELLNATLSEQQVDDYWLMGYSLGGRIAMYHATHGKHDGLRGLLVEGGNPGLFSRQERTVRLQHDWRWAQRFRQEPIDAVLADWYQQSIFADLTLAQREKLIYLRSQNSGKSVAEMLESTSLGHQPWLIPDLQKITTPFVYLCGENDCKFQRIAEQYSLPLKTLPQVGHNAHYGNPVVFSAVVNHFLSLFG, via the coding sequence ATGCCTGCAAGAGTTACAGAAACAGGTAGCTATGCTGTGATACTGAATTGTCAGACATTACATTCACATCATCGGGGAACGTGGTTAGTTTGGCTGCATGGTTTCTTAGGAAAAGGTGACGATTGGCTGCCTGTCATCAATGCTTGTAATCAGTATGCTTCATTGATTATTGACCTGCCCGGCCATGGTCATTCTGCTGATATTGCCGTGAAAGGGGGTTTTGCTGAAATGAGTGAGTTGCTGAACGCAACGTTATCTGAACAGCAGGTTGATGATTATTGGCTGATGGGTTACTCGTTGGGAGGACGCATCGCGATGTATCATGCCACTCACGGCAAACATGACGGACTGCGGGGATTGCTGGTGGAAGGGGGAAACCCGGGGCTGTTTTCCCGACAAGAGCGGACCGTGAGATTGCAGCATGATTGGCGTTGGGCACAACGTTTCCGGCAGGAGCCAATTGATGCTGTTTTGGCTGACTGGTACCAACAATCAATATTTGCTGATTTAACGTTGGCACAGCGTGAGAAACTTATTTATCTCCGTAGCCAAAACAGCGGAAAGAGTGTTGCCGAGATGTTGGAAAGTACCTCGTTAGGCCATCAACCGTGGCTAATCCCTGACTTGCAGAAAATAACCACACCTTTTGTCTACCTATGTGGCGAAAATGATTGTAAATTTCAGCGCATTGCGGAGCAATATTCTCTGCCATTAAAAACCCTCCCTCAGGTTGGGCATAATGCTCATTATGGTAATCCTGTGGTGTTTTCTGCCGTAGTGAACCACTTTTTATCACTTTTTGGTTAA
- the menB gene encoding 1,4-dihydroxy-2-naphthoyl-CoA synthase, translating to MHYPSEKKLYAPVEWQDSSQGFADILYHKSADGIAKITINRPQVRNAFRPLTVKEMIQALADARYDDSIGTIILTGMGEKAFCAGGDQKIRGDYGGYKDASGVHHLNVLDFQRQIRTCPKPVVAMVAGYAIGGGHVLHLMCDLTIAADNAVFGQTGPKVGSFDGGWGASYMARIVGQKKAREIWFLCRQYNADEALNMGLVNTVVPYAELEKETVRWCREMLENSPMALRCLKAALNADCDGQAGLQELAGNATMMFYMTEEGQEGRNAFNEKRHPDFSKFKRNP from the coding sequence ATGCACTACCCAAGCGAAAAAAAATTGTACGCCCCTGTTGAATGGCAAGATAGTTCTCAGGGATTTGCAGATATTCTTTACCACAAGTCCGCAGATGGTATTGCCAAAATTACGATTAATCGTCCACAAGTCCGCAATGCGTTCCGTCCTTTAACCGTCAAAGAGATGATTCAGGCGCTGGCAGATGCGCGTTATGATGATTCAATTGGGACCATTATTCTGACCGGCATGGGAGAGAAAGCATTTTGTGCCGGCGGGGATCAAAAAATCCGGGGTGATTACGGTGGCTATAAAGATGCTAGCGGAGTGCATCATCTGAATGTATTGGATTTCCAACGCCAAATCCGTACCTGTCCAAAACCGGTTGTGGCTATGGTTGCCGGGTACGCCATTGGTGGTGGGCATGTGCTGCATTTGATGTGTGACCTGACTATTGCAGCAGATAATGCAGTTTTCGGCCAGACTGGCCCGAAAGTCGGTTCCTTTGATGGTGGCTGGGGGGCTTCTTATATGGCGCGGATCGTCGGGCAGAAAAAAGCCCGTGAAATCTGGTTCCTGTGTCGTCAATATAATGCCGATGAAGCACTGAATATGGGACTGGTCAATACAGTTGTTCCTTATGCTGAGCTGGAAAAAGAGACCGTGCGCTGGTGCCGCGAAATGCTGGAAAACAGCCCGATGGCGTTGCGTTGTCTGAAAGCGGCATTGAACGCAGATTGTGATGGACAGGCGGGTTTGCAGGAGCTGGCGGGCAATGCCACTATGATGTTCTATATGACGGAAGAAGGGCAGGAAGGACGTAATGCGTTCAATGAAAAACGTCACCCTGATTTCAGCAAATTCAAGCGTAATCCGTAA
- the menD gene encoding 2-succinyl-5-enolpyruvyl-6-hydroxy-3-cyclohexene-1-carboxylic-acid synthase, giving the protein MSNCALNRRWAELLLEALTRYGLRHVCIAPGSRSTPLTLSAAENQKLICHTHFDERGLGHLALGLAKAGKEPVAVIVTSGTAVANLYPSLIEAGLTGERLVFLTADRPPELIDCGANQAIRQTGIFASHPSQTLALPRPTPDIAASWLISAIDNGMSNLKQGALHINCPFAEPLYGNDVMAYQDWQQTLGEWWQGNEPWLIQPEIHIIAKAEDWDLWRQKRGIVLAGRMDAEEGKLVARWAKEMGWPLIGDVLSQTGQPLPNADLWLNHPRVQDILSQGQLVIQFGAGLTGKRVLQWQEKCQPEQYWIVDPIIGRLDPANHRGRKFTCCVADWLREHPAHLTPAHSSYSQSSWADELAIWAKKASECVATTLAGKFSEAAVAYQLHQLLPEQGQLFVGNSLIVRLIDALGQLPAGYPVYSNRGTSGIDGLIATAAGVQRATNKPTLAIIGDISALYDLNSLALLRHLSTPLLLIVVNNNGGQIFSLLPTPQEERQHFYCMPQDVSFDHAAAMFGLNYAAPRTWTELKQCAEQVWKCQETTLIELKVAGSDGAVCLQELQKQVAML; this is encoded by the coding sequence ATGTCAAATTGCGCACTGAACCGCCGTTGGGCGGAACTTTTATTGGAAGCACTGACTCGCTATGGATTGCGCCATGTTTGTATTGCCCCGGGTTCCCGTTCAACACCTTTAACCTTGTCTGCCGCAGAAAACCAAAAACTTATTTGTCATACTCACTTTGATGAACGAGGTTTGGGACACTTGGCTTTGGGGCTGGCAAAAGCGGGTAAAGAACCCGTGGCAGTGATTGTGACATCGGGAACGGCAGTTGCCAATTTGTACCCTTCTTTAATTGAAGCCGGGTTAACCGGGGAGAGGTTGGTTTTTCTTACTGCCGATAGACCGCCAGAATTAATTGATTGTGGTGCAAACCAGGCGATTCGCCAGACAGGTATTTTTGCTTCCCATCCTTCCCAAACGTTGGCATTGCCGCGCCCAACTCCAGATATTGCTGCAAGTTGGTTGATTTCTGCTATTGATAATGGCATGTCAAATCTGAAACAAGGCGCACTGCATATTAATTGCCCGTTTGCTGAGCCTTTATATGGCAATGATGTGATGGCATATCAAGATTGGCAGCAGACATTAGGGGAATGGTGGCAGGGAAATGAACCGTGGCTGATTCAACCTGAAATCCATATCATCGCCAAGGCCGAAGATTGGGATCTCTGGCGGCAAAAACGAGGAATCGTTCTGGCTGGAAGAATGGATGCTGAAGAAGGAAAACTCGTTGCCCGATGGGCAAAAGAAATGGGCTGGCCATTGATCGGGGATGTGCTGTCCCAAACGGGACAGCCTTTGCCGAATGCTGATTTATGGCTTAATCACCCCCGCGTTCAGGATATTTTATCCCAAGGGCAATTGGTCATTCAATTTGGCGCGGGCCTGACAGGAAAACGCGTGTTGCAATGGCAGGAAAAATGTCAACCAGAGCAATACTGGATTGTTGATCCGATCATCGGCAGGCTTGATCCCGCAAATCACCGGGGACGCAAATTTACTTGCTGTGTAGCGGATTGGTTACGGGAACATCCTGCCCATCTTACACCAGCTCATTCTTCATATTCTCAATCATCTTGGGCCGATGAATTGGCAATATGGGCTAAAAAAGCATCAGAATGTGTTGCAACAACACTGGCAGGAAAATTCAGTGAAGCCGCCGTAGCATATCAGTTACATCAGTTGTTGCCGGAGCAAGGTCAATTGTTTGTCGGCAATAGCTTGATTGTGCGCCTGATTGACGCTTTAGGACAACTTCCTGCTGGCTATCCGGTTTACAGCAACCGTGGAACCAGTGGAATTGATGGATTAATAGCAACCGCTGCTGGCGTACAGCGGGCAACGAATAAGCCGACGCTGGCAATTATCGGTGATATTTCAGCACTCTATGATTTGAACAGTCTGGCCTTGTTACGTCATCTTTCCACACCATTACTGTTGATTGTTGTCAATAATAATGGCGGTCAGATTTTTTCATTATTGCCGACACCACAGGAAGAACGGCAACACTTCTATTGTATGCCACAAGATGTCAGTTTTGATCATGCTGCTGCTATGTTTGGCCTGAATTATGCCGCTCCCCGAACTTGGACAGAATTAAAACAATGCGCTGAGCAAGTGTGGAAATGTCAGGAAACAACACTGATTGAATTGAAAGTTGCCGGGAGTGATGGGGCAGTATGCCTGCAAGAGTTACAGAAACAGGTAGCTATGCTGTGA
- a CDS encoding isochorismate synthase, protein MSQIANIIADVCEFLSTEEVSEIGIQSFSFVLPANNGIHWLEWLSVQPHYPQFYWQHRDDHEEVVACGLIRQFNHIVEAEIFLQQHSQFPQMRLWGLNAWDKVNFYHFHHENSATDKHKNITSKDSYLFLPRLELRRHRGENRLYINIDGKADIENACRFLRQLLPHQSLLPLQTAILDTRHMPEYEQWNILLGQALDAITQRKLEKVVIARKTELTLNSPLQAAQFMAASSRVNHRCYHFMLAFSANHAFLASTPERLYYRNQLQFYTEALAGTVANSEDAYKATELAQWLLEDKKNQHENLIVVDDICQRLQGGVTLVDVALPDVIRLRKVQHLRRHIRGILNKVCDSDCLRRLQPTAAVAGLPREAARQFLADNEPFDRGWYAGSAGYLCLEQSEFAVSLRCAHIHDNLLSLYAGAGIVAGSDPEQEWIEIENKAAGLRTLLVSESD, encoded by the coding sequence GTGAGTCAGATTGCCAATATCATCGCTGATGTATGCGAGTTTCTGAGTACTGAAGAAGTTAGCGAAATTGGCATCCAGTCGTTCTCTTTTGTGTTACCAGCAAATAATGGTATTCATTGGCTGGAATGGTTGTCTGTTCAGCCTCATTACCCACAGTTTTATTGGCAGCACAGAGATGACCATGAAGAGGTTGTGGCCTGTGGGCTAATTCGTCAGTTCAACCATATTGTTGAAGCCGAGATATTTTTACAGCAGCACAGTCAATTCCCACAAATGCGGCTGTGGGGACTGAATGCCTGGGATAAAGTGAATTTTTACCATTTTCATCATGAGAATTCAGCAACGGATAAGCACAAAAACATAACCAGCAAGGACAGCTATCTATTTTTGCCGAGATTAGAATTACGTCGTCACCGGGGTGAAAATCGCTTATATATCAATATTGATGGCAAAGCGGATATTGAAAATGCCTGCCGGTTTCTTCGTCAGCTTCTTCCTCATCAGTCTCTTTTACCCTTACAGACCGCTATCTTAGATACAAGGCATATGCCTGAATATGAGCAATGGAATATCCTGCTGGGACAAGCGTTGGATGCGATTACTCAGCGTAAACTGGAAAAAGTGGTTATCGCGCGAAAAACGGAACTCACGCTTAATTCCCCTCTGCAAGCAGCACAATTTATGGCGGCCAGCAGCCGGGTAAATCACCGCTGCTATCACTTTATGCTGGCATTCAGTGCTAATCATGCGTTTCTTGCTTCGACACCTGAGCGGCTTTATTACCGAAATCAGTTGCAATTTTATACTGAAGCGTTGGCGGGTACGGTTGCAAATTCTGAGGATGCTTATAAGGCGACGGAATTGGCGCAATGGCTGTTGGAAGATAAAAAAAACCAGCATGAAAATCTGATTGTTGTTGATGATATCTGTCAGCGTTTGCAGGGAGGGGTAACGTTGGTGGATGTTGCTTTACCTGATGTGATCCGCCTGAGAAAAGTCCAGCATTTGCGCAGGCATATTCGAGGAATATTGAACAAGGTATGTGATAGCGATTGCTTACGTCGTTTGCAGCCAACGGCTGCGGTTGCGGGTTTACCCCGTGAAGCAGCACGTCAATTTTTGGCAGACAATGAACCTTTTGACCGTGGTTGGTATGCAGGATCAGCCGGTTACTTATGTCTGGAACAAAGTGAGTTTGCGGTTTCGTTACGCTGTGCACATATTCATGACAATTTATTATCGCTATATGCAGGAGCCGGTATTGTTGCGGGTTCAGATCCGGAACAAGAGTGGATCGAAATAGAAAATAAGGCCGCAGGATTACGTACATTACTGGTAAGTGAATCAGATTAA